Part of the Alphaproteobacteria bacterium genome, CGGTAACTGTATCGGCGCCGCTCGCCGGGATGGCGCGGAAACCGATCAGCTTCATGCCCGCCGCTTTCGCCGCCGGCGTCAGCGCCGTCGTCCCCATAACAAAGGCCGTGGCGCTGAAGGCCGCGGTCCGGGCCAGAAAGCCGCGCCGGGATACCATCCGGTCCGCGATCCGGTTGAATTCCGGTTCGGTTGCCGCCCTGTCGGCAACTGCATTGTCTGTCGTTAGCCTGTTCACGATAGTTCTCTCCCTGGCCAGATATGGATAGGGAAAATTAGGGCAGCAAGATGTCGATTCCGTTCCGCAAATATTACGGTGACGTTACATTTTCGTCCGGATCGGAGCGGTCAGAAGACGCGCTGCCGCGGAGCGCCGCGGACATTCATTTCGTATGCCAGGCCCTGAACCGGTGGCCGCGCATAATACGATGCCACGCCCGCCGGCGCGGCGCCCCGGTGGATAATTCCATCGGCCAGGAAACCGTAGCGAAACCCGGCTGAGCGGCCACGCCGCCGGAATACTGAAACGGCCGGGCACATACCGATAACCGCCCGGTGCAAAGTCAGTCGCAGCGGCGCCGTCGGGATGAACCACATGTTGCGTGCCGGTGTCATTCTTGACGTGGCTGGTATTCTCGTCGTTGCCGGAATTATTCTGGCCCTGGGCGACTGGGTACTGGCGCCGTAGCAAGATCGTCGCGACGTATCGCGTTCAGAAATAATTCCTGCCGCACGGAAGACGCGAGTTTCGGGGCCTGCCGCCTTGGTCTATACAGGGCGGGAAATCTTTGTATCAACGCTGAAAAAAACCAATTGAGGGAGAATATCCATGAAATGTCATATGGATGGGCGTGTCGCGCTGGTGACGGGAAGCAGCCGGGGGCTGGGCCGTGCAATGGCGCTCCGCTTTGCCGAAGCCGGGGCGCATGTCGCGATCTGCGGTCGCCGGGAGGATGTGCTGGCGCAAACCAAGGCCGAGGTCGAAGCCGCAGGGCCGGGCAAGGTCGCGGCGATCACGGCGGATATCTACAGCGCTGACAGCATCAACAGCCTGATCGCTTCCGTCGAATCGCAACTCGGTCCGGTCGACGTGCTCGTCAACAACGCGGGCGCATCGTTTCGCGCCAATTTCCTCGATATTACCGATGAGCAGTGGCAATCGGATTTCGACCTGAAGGTATTCGGCGCGATCCGCACCTGCCGCCGGGTGCTGCCCGGGATGATGGAGCGCCGCTGGGGCAGGATCATCAACGTACTGAACCTCGGCGCAAAGGCCCCGCAGGCCGGCGGAGCGCCGACGGCGGTTTCCCGCGCGACGGGCATGGCGCTGACCAAGGTCCTGTCGAAGGAAGGCGCGCCGCATAACGTGCTGGTCAACGGCCTGCTGGTCGGGACCATTGAAAGCGACCAGCAGCTCAACCGCTACCTGGCGACCGACCGGAACATGACCTATCAGGAATATCAGGACGGACGCGCCAGGGAGATCGGCATACCGCTTGGCCGGCTGGGCCGCGCGGAGGAATTCGCCAATATCGCGACCTTCCTGTGCTCCGAGGAAGGCTCCTACATTACCGGCTGCGCCATTAACGTCGATGGCGGGATGTCGCCGGTCGTATAACCGGTAGAGTGGGCAGGAGCCGCTGCGCCAGCATACGCAGCGGCCCTTTTTTTATGGTGTGTGTAAATGCCGGATATACAGCTAAAAAGGGTTGCGACCGACGTTCTGGAAATCGCCTATACGGAATCCGGCCCGGCGGACGGCGTTCCGGTCATGCTGATGCACGGTTTTCCCTATGATCCCCGCTGCTACGACGACGTGGCGGCGCGGATCGCGGCGGCGGGTTGCCGCGCGATTGTACCATATCTGCGCGGTTATGGACCGACGCGGTTTCTGTCCGCCGATACGGTCCGTTCCGGACAGCAGGGGGCGCTGGGGCATGATCTGCTGCAGTTGATGGACGCGCTGGATATACGGCGGGCGGTTGTCGCCGGGTATGACTGGGGCGGGCGGGCGGCCTGCATCGTTGCCGCCCTGTGGCCGGAGCGGGTGCGGGGCCTGGTGACCGGCTGTGGCTACAATATCCAGGACATTGCCGGTTCGGCATATCCCGTCGCGCCCGAACAGGAACACCGCTACTGGTACCAGTATTATTTTCATACGGCGCGCGGCCGGGCCGGGCTGATGGCCAATCGTCAAGAATTCTGCCGGCTGCTGTGGCGCTTGTGGTCGCCGAACTGGGCCTTCGACGATTCTGTTTATGACGCGTCGGCCCCGTCCTTCGACAATCCGGACTTCGTCGATGTTGTCATCCAGTCTTATCGTCACCGTTACGGCTACACGGCGGGCGATCCCGCCTATGACGCAATCGAGGCGCGCCTCGCGGCGCAGCCGGCGATCACGGTGCCGGCAATTT contains:
- a CDS encoding SDR family oxidoreductase, whose amino-acid sequence is MKCHMDGRVALVTGSSRGLGRAMALRFAEAGAHVAICGRREDVLAQTKAEVEAAGPGKVAAITADIYSADSINSLIASVESQLGPVDVLVNNAGASFRANFLDITDEQWQSDFDLKVFGAIRTCRRVLPGMMERRWGRIINVLNLGAKAPQAGGAPTAVSRATGMALTKVLSKEGAPHNVLVNGLLVGTIESDQQLNRYLATDRNMTYQEYQDGRAREIGIPLGRLGRAEEFANIATFLCSEEGSYITGCAINVDGGMSPVV
- a CDS encoding alpha/beta hydrolase, with the translated sequence MPDIQLKRVATDVLEIAYTESGPADGVPVMLMHGFPYDPRCYDDVAARIAAAGCRAIVPYLRGYGPTRFLSADTVRSGQQGALGHDLLQLMDALDIRRAVVAGYDWGGRAACIVAALWPERVRGLVTGCGYNIQDIAGSAYPVAPEQEHRYWYQYYFHTARGRAGLMANRQEFCRLLWRLWSPNWAFDDSVYDASAPSFDNPDFVDVVIQSYRHRYGYTAGDPAYDAIEARLAAQPAITVPAISLHGGGDGVHPPAESVAHKRRFSGAYERREIPRIGHNIPQEAPQEFADAVLALARG